The following proteins are co-located in the Takifugu flavidus isolate HTHZ2018 chromosome 16, ASM371156v2, whole genome shotgun sequence genome:
- the nubpl gene encoding iron-sulfur protein NUBPL isoform X2 — protein MAKGLPKQKPIAGVKQVIVVASGKGGVGKSTTAVNLALGLLANDPAKSVGLLDVDVFGPSIPKLMNLKGNPELSDNNLMIPLTNYGVPCMSMGFLVEEAAPIVWRGLMVMSAIEKLLRQVEWGPLDYLVVDMPPGTGDVQLSISQNIPVSGAVIVSTPQDLALLDARRGAEMFRKVNVPVLGLVQNMSVFQCPNCQHQTHIFGSEGARKLADSLGVQVLGDVPLHLNIRETSDRGTPIVISSPDSAEAEAYRKVASAVVQKLQELQEVTDWAERK, from the exons ATGGCCAAAGGCCTCCCCAAACAGAAGCCCATTGCAGGTGTGAAGCAGGTCATAGTTGTGGCCTCGGGTAAAGGTGGTGTTGGAAAATCAACCACTGCAG TGAATTTGGCTCTTGGATTATTGGCCAACGATCCG GCCAAGTCCGTCGGTCTGTTGGATGTTGACGTCTTTGGCCCGTCGATTCCCAAACTGATGAACCTGAAGGGGAACCCGGAGCTTTCTGACA ACAACCTGATGATCCCACTCACCAACTACGGCGTTCCTTG CATGTCGATGGGTTTCCTGGTGGAGGAGGCGGCTCCCATCGTATGGAGGGGTCTGATGGTGATGTCGGCCATCGAGAAGCTGCTCCGCCAG gtGGAATGGGGACCACTGGACTATTTGGTTGTGGACATGCCTCCTGGGACGGGTGATGTTCAACTGTCCATCTCCCAGAACATCCCAGTTTCAG GTGCCGTCATTGTATCGACGCCACAGGACTTGGCCCTGCTGGATGCtcgcagaggagctgagatgTTCAGGAAAGTCAATGTGCCG GTTCTGGGCCTGGTGCAGAACATGAGCGTCTTCCAGTGCCCCAACTGTCAGCACCAGACACACATCTTTGGCTCAGAAGGGGCCCGAAAGCTCGCCGACAGCCTGGGGGTCCAGGTGTTGG GAGACGTTCCTCTTCACCTCAACATCAGAGAGACATCAGACAGAGGGACGCCCATCGTCATCTCTTCTCCTGACAGCGCTgag GCTGAAGCCTACAGGAAGGTGGCATCGGCTGTGGTCCAGAAACTGCAGGAATTACAGGAAGTGACTGATTGGGCTGAAAGGAAGTGA